In Bacteroidales bacterium, the sequence TGTGCCGCTTTTCTGCGTGAAGAGGACATATTGACGCAAGACACCAGCTCCGTATATTTCCCCATTGACCATTTCCCGTTCCAATCCTCTTAATGGTGGTGTTTCTACTTCCTGTTTGAAGAAACCTTCAAAGTTCGGTAATTTCATATTATCCAGGGATGCTATATCCAGTTTTGAAAAAAGCTTTACGGCAACATGAAGATTTTCTCCCTGGTACATTTTCGTACGGCTTGGAACAACACTCAGAAAAATATCCCGGTTATCCGTCTTTACCTGAGAATTATCTGTTTGCCCTGATTCCGTGTTTTGTTGGGATGGTTGTGTCGATGCGTTTCCTGCCACTACCTGTACCCTGACCGGCTGGGATTGATGGGTCTTTTTATCTACTGTGACCTCAACAGGTGGTATTTCATGTGTTCCTTCCTGATTGGCCTGTAACACATAATTATATGACATATTCACCGACTGAGTCACTTTTCCGTTAACAACACTTATCTGGCTGCTCTGAGACCGGTCGGGCCCACGTAAAACTGAAAAAACCGGCATTTCAGGTAATTTAGGTACGGAACTGCTGGCATTGATATTCACAGACATCTGAAATGCCTCTCCTACCCTGACTATACGGGGACATTCAACAGTCACACTTACATTCTGCGCCTGTGAATGTATTGTAAAGAGTATAAAAAATACAGATAAAAAACACCTCATTTTATTTAAATTATCGTATTCAAATACAAAGTAACAATAAAAACCAACACTACCAATTCTTTTCAATCTTCCCACGATGCCCGGCCCGTTCTTTTTTCTGAAGCTTTTCCTGTAATTCTTTTTCTTCCTGGGCTATAGCATCCAACATCCGTTGGGCATCTTCAGGAGAAATTTGTTGCTCCTTCTGTCCCTGCTCATTTTTTTGCTGGTCCTGTTGTTGCTGATCTTTTTGCTGATCCTGATTCTTCTGGTCCTGCTGATCTTGTTCGTCTTTATCTTGATCCTGCTGGTCTTTTTGTTGATCCTGTTGGTCTTTATTTTGATCCTGCTTGTCTTTGTCCTGATTTTGATCTTTCTGATCATCCTGGTTCTGTTGTTCCTGCTGCTTCAACAGATTCATGGCATACGACAGGTTATATTTGGTATCCATATCTTTGGGATCGTTACGTAACGCCTGTTTGTAAGCGTCAATACTTTCCTTTAGTTTTTGTTGCTGCAACAAAGAGTTTCCCAGATTATGATAAGCACGGGATTTATCTTTCTTATCCGTCATTTCAGCAGCTGCTATCTCAAATTGCTTTCCCGCCTCATCATATTTCTGTTGACGGTATAATGCATCGCCCAGATTAAAAGCAGCCTGATGGGATTTTTCATCAGCTATCAATGCTTTCCGGTATGCTGTCTCGGCATCAACCGATTGACCTGCTTCGTATAACTTGTTTCCGGCACGCATTTCCTTACGATAATCTGGTGTTTTTCCGTTGGCTTTCAATTGGAGCGTATCTTCCGTTTGAGCCCAGACTGAAATGACCACAAAACTAAAGAGACATATAATACTAAAAATTCTTTTCATATGTATATAATTTATTCTTAATAGTCATATGGAACCCTCATTTATAAACTCATGCTCTTTGGCAAAGCATTGTTCATGAGGGTTTCATACTGATCAATTAAATAATCTAAATCTGTTTTTCCGGTTAGATATCAATAATTCTATCAATAAAAATACCAAAGCAACACCAAAAGGCCACTGAAACATTTCTGCAAAATCGGTATATATTTTCGCTTCATATTCGGCTTTTTCCAGTTTACTGATCTCTTCATATACATTATTGAGCCCCATATTGGCAGAAGTGGCACGCACATAAATTCCCTTACCTGCCATGGCCACTTCCTGAAGGGTCTTTTCGTCCAGCTTTGTCATCACCACATTGCCGGAACGATCTTTAATGAAATCCCTTTGCCCTGAACTTGTTTTCACCGGAATAGGTGTACCTTGTGTAGAACCGACACCGATCGTATATACATTGATGCCCCGTTCCAATGCATTTTTTGCTGCCTGAACCGGGTTATCTTCATGGTTTTCACCATCTGTGATCACTACTATCGCTTTGCCTGCATCACTGGTCGGCGAAAAGGAATTTGCGGCAAGATTAATGGCTGTCCCGATAGCTGTACCCTGTACCGGAACAATATCCGGAGAAATAGTGGACAAAAACATTTTGGCAGATACATAATCTGTAGTAATAGGCAACTGGGTATAAGCCTCACCTGCAAACACGATCAACCCTATTTTATTCTCGCCTAATCTGTCTATCAACCGTGATACTGCCTGTTTGGCCCGTTCAAGCCGGTTAGGCTGGATATCTTCCGCCATCATACTGTTGGATACATCCAACGCAATAATGATATCGGATCCATTACGTTTCTGTTCCTGAAGTTTGGTACCGAACTTAGGCCCGGCTGCCCCAATAACAAAAAAACAAAAAGCAATCATCAACAGGATGAATTTCAATAAAGGTTTTTTGGTGGATGCATCGGGCGTCAAACGATTGACCAATTCCACTTCACCAAAACGTCGTATCCTTTTTTTCCGTGCATAGGAAGTCCATATGAACAGAAAAGTAAACAACAATACCAGTGTCAGTGCATATAAATATTCTGGATGTGAAAACTGGAACATAACGTATATAATTACGAATGATAAATGACGAATTTGAATGGAAAAAGAAGATAAAGAGCATTCCGGAAGAAGCTACCCGAACCCACTTTCTGACTTAATGAATATTCCGACATTTTGACTTATTTATTAAGTGATTAAGGTAAATTACGTATTACGGTATAACGTAATAAAATCTCCAGTATCAAAATAGCCAGAGCTATAAGAGCGAAACGAAGATATTCCTCGGTCTTCTTATGGTGCTCCTGTACACTGATCTTCGACTTCTCCAACTGATCTATTTCTTCGTAAATAGATTTCAATTGGTTACTGTCTGTAGCGCGGAAGTAAAGACCCCCGGTCATGTCTGCGATCTGTTTGAGCAGATCTT encodes:
- a CDS encoding BatD family protein; amino-acid sequence: MRCFLSVFFILFTIHSQAQNVSVTVECPRIVRVGEAFQMSVNINASSSVPKLPEMPVFSVLRGPDRSQSSQISVVNGKVTQSVNMSYNYVLQANQEGTHEIPPVEVTVDKKTHQSQPVRVQVVAGNASTQPSQQNTESGQTDNSQVKTDNRDIFLSVVPSRTKMYQGENLHVAVKLFSKLDIASLDNMKLPNFEGFFKQEVETPPLRGLEREMVNGEIYGAGVLRQYVLFTQKSGT
- a CDS encoding tetratricopeptide repeat protein codes for the protein MKRIFSIICLFSFVVISVWAQTEDTLQLKANGKTPDYRKEMRAGNKLYEAGQSVDAETAYRKALIADEKSHQAAFNLGDALYRQQKYDEAGKQFEIAAAEMTDKKDKSRAYHNLGNSLLQQQKLKESIDAYKQALRNDPKDMDTKYNLSYAMNLLKQQEQQNQDDQKDQNQDKDKQDQNKDQQDQQKDQQDQDKDEQDQQDQKNQDQQKDQQQQDQQKNEQGQKEQQISPEDAQRMLDAIAQEEKELQEKLQKKERAGHRGKIEKNW
- a CDS encoding VWA domain-containing protein — encoded protein: MFQFSHPEYLYALTLVLLFTFLFIWTSYARKKRIRRFGEVELVNRLTPDASTKKPLLKFILLMIAFCFFVIGAAGPKFGTKLQEQKRNGSDIIIALDVSNSMMAEDIQPNRLERAKQAVSRLIDRLGENKIGLIVFAGEAYTQLPITTDYVSAKMFLSTISPDIVPVQGTAIGTAINLAANSFSPTSDAGKAIVVITDGENHEDNPVQAAKNALERGINVYTIGVGSTQGTPIPVKTSSGQRDFIKDRSGNVVMTKLDEKTLQEVAMAGKGIYVRATSANMGLNNVYEEISKLEKAEYEAKIYTDFAEMFQWPFGVALVFLLIELLISNRKNRFRLFN